The window AACTTGATTGGGGTAGTCAGAGGGGTCTCAGGAAATAACGAGATAAAGGTTGAGGTTAGAAACCAGATAAGATTGGGCGATGAGGTCGAATTTATCGGTAAGTCAGGAGAGATTAATCACCTTTTTTTGGAGAAAATAATAAATGAAGATGGCAAGATAATCGAGATTGCTCAGCCAAATCAGATTGTCATCTTAACAGTCAACTTTCCTACATCCGTAAGTGACCTTATTCTAAAACAAAAATAAATGGTCTGCTAATGGATATCTTCACACACTCTAAAACCAACAGATTGGTCCTTATCTGAGGTTGCTACAGTTTTTTGGCAATCTCAACATAATTTCTTGACTAGATTTCCGAATCTTTTACCATAGCGCAAACACTCATCACGGACATCTTCATTTGGGGTCCCGATCGACACAGGGCCATAGTGATTCCCTTTATGGTCACCATGTACAATCATGCCGTGGATGAGGAGTGCCTGAAGGATACTCATAATGGTGGTTTCATTCCCTCCGCCGACCATTGCAGATGATGTAAAGGCACCCCCAGCTTTCCCAGCCAATTTCCCAAAGCATTTTATGCTTCTGTCAATAAGGTCCTTTACCTCTGTTGACATAACTCCAAAATAGGTAGGACTGCCTATTATTATTCCATCAGATGAACAAAGGTCATCAATCGTTGTATCCTCAACTCCCTTTAAGTCAACCTCAATATCTTCAGATGAATTTAACCCCTCTCTGATATACTCAGCCATCCTCTTTGTATTACCCGATTTCGAAAAGCAGGTTATCAATACCTTCGGCATATTACCCTCCTTTCTCCTCATACAAAATTTCTTTGCCCCCTATTTTGCAAAAGACAGGGTTTTAATCCTGTAAACTCTTCCTGTAATAATTGTTATTAATGATCTCGTAAAAGTCGGATCTGCTGAATCCGTCATTTTGGGGACGCCTTTTTGTATATCTTAAGATTCAAGTATTTTTCGGGCAATTATCATCTTTTGTATCTCGCTTGTCCCTTCTATAATCTGGGTACATTTGGCATCCCTCATAAACCTCTCTACTGAATGGTCTCTCATATAACCATAGCCACCTAAAATCTGAACAGCATCGGTTGTCACCTTCATAGCCACCTCTGAAGCGAAGTATTTAGCCATTGAAACGGGCGTAGTCACATCTTCAACCCCTTTATCTATTAACTGGGCTGCTTCATATACCAGTCCCCTTGCCGCTTCTATTGATGTCACCATATCCGCAAGCTTGAACTGGACACCCTGAAACTGGGATATAGGCTGCCCAAATGCAAATCTGGTCTTTGAGTACTCAAGGGCATATTTATATGCCCCCTCAGCTATCCCTAAAGCCTGGGCTGCAATCAGTGGCCTAATCCTATCAAAGGTCTTCATCAGGACCTTAAACGCTTCACCCTCAGTACCAACCCGGTTCTCGACCGGAACCGACGCATTATCAAAGATGATCTCAGCAGCGGATATCCCCCGCATTCCCATCTTCTTTTCATCTTTTCCTACACTTACCCCGGGGAAACCCTTCTCAACTATA of the Thermodesulfobacteriota bacterium genome contains:
- a CDS encoding NAD(P)H-dependent oxidoreductase codes for the protein MPKVLITCFSKSGNTKRMAEYIREGLNSSEDIEVDLKGVEDTTIDDLCSSDGIIIGSPTYFGVMSTEVKDLIDRSIKCFGKLAGKAGGAFTSSAMVGGGNETTIMSILQALLIHGMIVHGDHKGNHYGPVSIGTPNEDVRDECLRYGKRFGNLVKKLC
- a CDS encoding acyl-CoA dehydrogenase family protein; translation: MDFNQEQQAMVETVRKISIDKIAPRAAEIDENEEYPKDLEEILREQGVLKLLVPEQYGGLGGDIITACLVVEEINKVSPAVSQIAYVCYATTLLMLNADELQKGKYLTKMADNKLMSLCLTEPHAGSDSAGIRSKAVLNGRHYIVNGTKCFITQGAVVDYHFAFAVTGPGQGSKGISAFIVEKGFPGVSVGKDEKKMGMRGISAAEIIFDNASVPVENRVGTEGEAFKVLMKTFDRIRPLIAAQALGIAEGAYKYALEYSKTRFAFGQPISQFQGVQFKLADMVTSIEAARGLVYEAAQLIDKGVEDVTTPVSMAKYFASEVAMKVTTDAVQILGGYGYMRDHSVERFMRDAKCTQIIEGTSEIQKMIIARKILES